CTGGTGAAGATGGCATGATCAATGCCAAATCCTTTGAGGATCTGCGGCAGTTGGGAGATATGGCCGAAGGAGTCGGGCACGTAGCCGATTTTCATTACTTTGCCGAAGTAGTCAGCCATTTTATGCCCGATGAGGAGGTTCCTCACCAGGGCTTCACCGCTTACCAGGTATTCATCGGGGAGCGTGTACCAGGGCCCCACCAGGAGGCGCCCTTCCCTTACCAGCTTCTCGATGCGCTCTTCGTGCTCCGGGTAATAGTCAAGGTAATCCTTCAGTATTACGGCCTGGCCGTCAAGCACGAAGGCATGGTATTCCTTGTCATGCTCCATAGCCTCGACAAGGCTCAGGAGCATATCGGTGAGCTTTTTCCTGAAAATCTCGTAGGGAACATACCACTCCCTATCCCAGTGGGTGTGGGGCACAATAAATACGGAAAGTGATTCCATGGCCACCTCCTGGAATTGGCTTCTTGCAGGCAGTTATTCAAGAGTCATCATCAGAGGTCCGTTCGGCAAAGGGTCTATTTCTGCTGAGTGACTGATAAGAGCCAGTTGGCGTACTTGCTGTTCCATTCCTTTATCTCTATGCTTGCCACTTCGGGGACTTCGAAGCTGTTGAGCTCTTCGATCCTTTTCTCAACTTTCCAGATGAGCTCCTCCCTTGTTCTCAATATGAGCAGGACTTCCTGCTGGGAGATCATCTCACCTTTCCACCAGAGCTTCGTAATGACACCGGGAACATGATTCGCGCTCGCTATCAGCCTCTCTTTGAGGAGGGTGTCGGTGATATGATCGGCCTCCTCCAATCTGCATGTGGACAGCACTATTCTCATCCTTGCCTCTCTCTATAAAGGGTCTCATCTTCTTTCTTGAGAATTCACCAAGTGCCCGTGATTTCCTTCATGGGACCGTTACCATACTGGCGCGCCTTGGAGAATGCGGACCTGCTGTTTCCCCGCGGGAACAGGGAAATGCTTTTCCTTGCAAAGATGAGAAGGATTTTTTCTCTGCAGGAATAAATATATTGAGATCATCGATTGAAGGTGAACACCACTACAGGTTGTCAAATGCGGGGGGGGGGAAGCAGATCTTTACTGCCCGTGAGGGGAATTCTTCGGTGCTGTTCCCTGGGAACTTGAGAAACATTATTTTTTTATGAATCAAGGAGGATGAGAACAGGATGGATTTAAAGACAGTTCTGATGATTGTATGGACCATTTTTTTCCTGGCCTTTGGGGTATATCTCAACACAATGTTCAAAGCACTGGCAGGCGAACTTGAGAAAACCAATCTCCTTCTTACGGTGATTGCCAACAAGCAGGGAGCAACAGAAGATGATGTGAGGGCCGCTCTTAAGAAATAGGCTTCCGGGAGAATGCACCGGCCTCTTTTTCAAGATCAATGATCTGCCAGGATGGCGCCCCGTCAAATCCTTTTCTCATAGCCCTGGTTTCAATTTTTCCTCCGAGATGGACAGGTGTCAAGGTGGATATTCCTGCGATTCTCAAGTCCACTCTTGTAAAGATAGGCCGAACCATAGAGTTTCTGATCACCGGTCAGAGTGAGTTCAAGATAACGACCTCAGAGTTTGAGGTGAATGACAAGCCCAATGTCAGGGATCTCACCGTGGCGAAGAAGCTCCTTGAAGAGATGAAGAGCCTTCTTGCCGGGCAGTATGGTATAAAGGTCACTTACCCCGTAGTGATTGAGCTCATCAAGGAACAGAGGATCTGGGAGTATTCCTTTTCATGGTGTGCCGGATCCCTGGGAAAATACCGCTCCCACCTGATGTTTGACGAAAAGTATCACATGGTATATATCCTGAGCGGTCTCAAGAGGGAGCGCTTCAAGGCCATACTGGCTCACGAACTCACCCATGCCTTTCTCTATGAAAAGAAGCTCTTCACTGAAAACAAGAGTTTCAGGGAAGCAATGGCCCGGTGGGTGGAATACAGGATTCTTCTCTCCGAGGGGGAAAAACATGAAGCAGGGAAGCTCCTGAAAATAAAGAGCTGGATGTACGGCAGGGGGATAGTGAAAATACTGGCCCTGGAGAAGAAGGTGGGCAGGGAGCACCTCGTGGCGCACCTCCTCTCTCTCAGGGAACAGACGCTGCGCGAGGTATAGGTAACGGCATTAAAAGCCCATTGGGTAATATAAAAAAAGGAGAGATGATCATGAAGGTTCTCGTAACGGACGGACTTGACAAGCAGGCCCTCGAAATGATGAAGGGAGCGGGGCTCGAAGTGGTGGAGAAGAAAGGATTAAAGCCCGAGGAGCTCCTGGAGGTAATCCCTGAATATGACGCCATCGTCGTGAGGAGCGCCACCAAAGTGAAAAAAGAGGTCATAGAGAAGGGAAAGAACCTCAAGCTCATCGCCCGCGCCGGCGTGGGCCTTGACAACGTGGACAAGGCGGCGGCAGAGGCCCATAAGATAAAGGTGGTGAACACCCCTGCGGCCACTTCCATCTCCGTAGCCGAGCTGGCCCTGGGCATGATGTTCGCTGCTGCGCGCCAGATCGTGAGGGGCACCATCGGCCTCAAGGAGGGCAGGTGGGAGAAAAGCGCCTTGAAGGGCATTGAGCTCCATGGGAAGACCCTGGGTATCATCGGCTGCGGGAGAATCGGGTGCGAGCTCGCAAGCCGCGCCCATTCACTGGGTATGAAGGTCCTGGGCTGCGACCAGGAAGGCGTCTGCCAGATGGACAAGCTGGAGGCCCACCATATTCACTTCACCACCCACCTGGACCAGGTCTTGAAGGAATCGGACTTCATCTCGCTCCATATTCCCAAGACTCCCGAGACGGCTAATCTCATCAGCAAGGATACCATAGCAAAGATGAAGGACGGCGTCATTCTCATTAATTGCGCCCGCGGCGGCGTGGTGAATGAGCATGACCTCGCGGAGGCCCTCAAGAGTGGCAAGGTGGCTGCCGCGGCCATGGATGTATTTGAAATGGAGCCTGCTGCCAAGGACAATCCCCTCTTTGCCCTGGAGAACTTCATCGGAACTCCCCACATAGGCGCCAGTACCAGTGAAGGCCAGAAGCGTGCAGGAATCCAGACGGCAGAGCTTGTCATTGAGAACCTCAAGCACATGGCGGTATCGAAATAAGCATTTTTCGGGGTGCCTGCCTTTTCGGGGCAGGCGCCCCCTGCAGGTGCATAAATGGCCTCTCCCATGACCTCGACGGAAAAATTTCTGAAAAGGGCTCTTGACCTTTTTCTTGTTTTTATCGGCCTCCTGCTCACCGCTCCCGTCATGGCCGCCGCCGCCCTGATAATCAAGCTCGAGTCGAAGGGCCCCCTGTTTTTTCTCCAGGAGAGGATAGGGAAGGATGGAAAGCCTTTCACCATATTCAAGTTCCGTACCATGGTGGACGGTGCAGAGCATATAGGTGCGGGCCTTGATCTCGTGAAAGGCGATCCCCGCATCACGAAATCAGGCCATTTCCTGAGGCGCTGGTGCATTGATGAGCTCCCTCAGCTCTTCAACGTGCTGCGGGGAGAGATGAGCTGTGTAGGACCCCGGCCTACTCTCCGCTACCAGGTCGAGCAGTACACCGGGCATGAGAGGCGGCGACTTGAAGTGAAGCCCGGCATGACGGGACTCGCGACAGTGAAAGGGAGAAACGCGCTTTCATGGCCTGAGCGGATCGAATGGGATATATGGTATGTCGATCATTACTCCTTCTGGCTTGACATAAAGCTGATTCTGGCCACCTTTTCGCTGCTTGCCAAATCTGATGTGGTCTATGCCGATTCCGTCGAAGCCTTCAGGATAAGGACCGGAGAGGAAGAGGACCCTAAGGAGCCCCAAGCTCCTCAAGCTCCAGAATGATCTCCATCAGAAGCCTCATTCCGTTCCTCAGGTTTTCAAGCGAAAGCCGCTCGTTTTTCCCGTGAACCCTGGATTTCTCTTCCGGGGGGAGCCTGAAAGGCACGAAGCCATAACAGGGTATCCCTTTCTGGCGCAGAAAGCTTGAATCGCTGCCTCCCGTCATCATGAAGGGAGCGGTGATTCCTCCAGGATCGGCGCGGGAGGCGACATTTTCAATCGCCCTGTAGAGAGGGCTGCCAAGGGGCGAGGGAGGCGACTCCCTTCCTGAGTCCACAATCTCGATGGTGACAGGCTCGCCCAGAAGCGCATCCTTGATTTTTCCCAGAAAATCCTCCTTGGAGCTCCCGGGGATAAGCCTGCAATCCAGATAAGCGCTGGCTTTAACAGGGATCATGTTGATTTTTTCCCCTGACTTGAGCATGGTGATGACCTTTGTATTTCTCACCATGGCGTCATAGTAGCCGTTCTGTCTGAACTTCCTGTCAAAACCGCTGTCGGTGAGCCCCTGCTCAATATCCAGAAAATGGCTGCGCTCATCCTGTCCCTCGGCAATGGCGATGTTCCTGAAAAACTCCTTCACTACGGGGATTACTGTCGGCGGCTCGTGCATTGATTCAATCTTTGAAAGTATTCTGAGGAGGACCACGTTGGGATTGTCGTGCCGGTAGATGGAGCCATGGCCGCCCCTGCCGTGGGTGGTGATTTTCAGGCGGAGCGAGACTTTCTCTGCTACCCCGATACACCAGCACGGGATGCTCCGGGGGCCCGTGAAGCGGATTCCTCCCCCTTCGTTGATGCAGAATGCCGCCGTGGAGAGGAGAGGCTCCAGGCCATAGATGTGCTCTATTCCATGGGTTCCCCCTGTCTCCTCATCGGCAGTGGCAAGGAAGACCAGGTCCCTGGAGAGC
This sequence is a window from Candidatus Eremiobacterota bacterium. Protein-coding genes within it:
- a CDS encoding M20/M25/M40 family metallo-hydrolase; translated protein: MSAPLSSLPGLDWDSLHREAAGLLSAYIRIDTSNPPGNELDAARFFQKILAAEGIESTVHTALPGRGSIMAVLSGEGSRKPLVLLNHTDVVPVDDGPSWDVPPFSGASRDGFIWGRGALDMKGMGILELMAFLIFSRSGMKLSRDLVFLATADEETGGTHGIEHIYGLEPLLSTAAFCINEGGGIRFTGPRSIPCWCIGVAEKVSLRLKITTHGRGGHGSIYRHDNPNVVLLRILSKIESMHEPPTVIPVVKEFFRNIAIAEGQDERSHFLDIEQGLTDSGFDRKFRQNGYYDAMVRNTKVITMLKSGEKINMIPVKASAYLDCRLIPGSSKEDFLGKIKDALLGEPVTIEIVDSGRESPPSPLGSPLYRAIENVASRADPGGITAPFMMTGGSDSSFLRQKGIPCYGFVPFRLPPEEKSRVHGKNERLSLENLRNGMRLLMEIILELEELGAP
- a CDS encoding hydroxyacid dehydrogenase — translated: MKVLVTDGLDKQALEMMKGAGLEVVEKKGLKPEELLEVIPEYDAIVVRSATKVKKEVIEKGKNLKLIARAGVGLDNVDKAAAEAHKIKVVNTPAATSISVAELALGMMFAAARQIVRGTIGLKEGRWEKSALKGIELHGKTLGIIGCGRIGCELASRAHSLGMKVLGCDQEGVCQMDKLEAHHIHFTTHLDQVLKESDFISLHIPKTPETANLISKDTIAKMKDGVILINCARGGVVNEHDLAEALKSGKVAAAAMDVFEMEPAAKDNPLFALENFIGTPHIGASTSEGQKRAGIQTAELVIENLKHMAVSK
- the cutA gene encoding divalent cation tolerance protein CutA; amino-acid sequence: MRIVLSTCRLEEADHITDTLLKERLIASANHVPGVITKLWWKGEMISQQEVLLILRTREELIWKVEKRIEELNSFEVPEVASIEIKEWNSKYANWLLSVTQQK
- a CDS encoding sugar transferase — protein: MASPMTSTEKFLKRALDLFLVFIGLLLTAPVMAAAALIIKLESKGPLFFLQERIGKDGKPFTIFKFRTMVDGAEHIGAGLDLVKGDPRITKSGHFLRRWCIDELPQLFNVLRGEMSCVGPRPTLRYQVEQYTGHERRRLEVKPGMTGLATVKGRNALSWPERIEWDIWYVDHYSFWLDIKLILATFSLLAKSDVVYADSVEAFRIRTGEEEDPKEPQAPQAPE